In Arthrobacter sp. QXT-31, one genomic interval encodes:
- a CDS encoding non-ribosomal peptide synthetase translates to MTSSPALSCRTAGESLDSAGGGNSLPAAAPTTIPRWTQDPQPGQEQVELPVPGDLGTAVRTLAQSLQVAPGSIWLAAHARVLQALSGETEITTGCLDSFGTWQCNLDLTHRSWRALVSDANDRQIRARTEQSGPMQASFRQANHKAAAPGYEVVFGSLRDDDTGLPEGIVLGMSVGNAATGEVLRLNYRRDVLDEDAALRIAGYHLSAVRHLVADPGSDPDDVDLVGPEERCFQLEQLAGPGRPRPQRRFHELFEERVRQHPDRIAAVQDSREWSYAELNARANRLARALLMRGLGAEDIVAVVAERDLEWMAAVIGILKAGGAYLPIEPHFPADRIARTLTRAGARVVVTEGGSTTTLDEALEGMPAVTKLLFEDIEAEGHPGGDLGIQVRPDQLAYVYFTSGSTGEPKGAMCEHAGMVNHLYAKIEDLGIGPGDVVAQSAPQCFDISLWQLVSALLVGGRTLIVGQDRILDVERFIDTVERGAVAVFQVVPSYLDAVVAYLGGKPHALPHLRCVSATGEALKRELVRRWFEVMPDVKLVNAYGLTETSDDTNHEVMSAAPAGGTVPLGPPIPNVRIHILDERQRLVPLGAPGEIAFSGVCVGRGYINDPERTAQAYSTDPYVDGARLYRAGDYGRWSPDGKLEYLGRRDNQVKISGFRIEIGDIENALLRVPGVRDGAVVVGEGAVVGEGAGQSKFLVAFYSGSRPLEVDDIRSELAARVPGYMVPSAYRWQESLPLTGNGKIDRKALTRMAREVVPEAGAATEALSAAEQRLAEAWATVLGLPVGRIGGQDSFFALGGTSLSAVKLAVLLKRAVSIKDIMQTPILADLAALLEASSLAGTAVPPAPRMAGAVTEPDSMVPAGGPVANPTRYP, encoded by the coding sequence ATGACCTCCAGCCCCGCGCTCAGCTGCCGCACGGCCGGCGAATCGCTCGATTCGGCCGGCGGCGGGAACTCCCTCCCCGCTGCCGCACCGACGACGATCCCCAGGTGGACGCAGGATCCCCAACCGGGCCAAGAGCAGGTCGAACTGCCGGTTCCCGGGGACCTGGGCACGGCCGTGCGGACGCTGGCCCAGAGCCTGCAAGTGGCTCCCGGCTCGATCTGGCTGGCGGCGCACGCCAGAGTGCTCCAGGCCCTGTCCGGTGAGACGGAGATCACCACCGGCTGCCTGGATTCGTTCGGGACCTGGCAGTGCAACCTGGATCTGACCCACCGGTCCTGGCGAGCCCTCGTCTCTGATGCGAACGACCGCCAAATTCGGGCCCGTACGGAGCAGTCCGGGCCCATGCAGGCTAGCTTCAGGCAGGCTAATCACAAGGCGGCCGCCCCGGGCTACGAGGTGGTGTTCGGCAGCCTTCGGGATGACGATACCGGGCTGCCGGAGGGCATCGTGCTCGGGATGTCGGTCGGGAACGCAGCCACCGGCGAGGTGCTTCGTCTGAACTACCGCCGCGACGTCCTCGACGAGGACGCAGCCCTCCGGATCGCCGGCTATCACCTGAGCGCAGTCCGGCATCTGGTCGCCGACCCCGGGTCGGACCCCGACGACGTCGACCTCGTCGGCCCCGAGGAGCGGTGCTTCCAGCTTGAGCAGCTGGCCGGGCCGGGGCGGCCCCGGCCCCAGCGGCGCTTCCACGAGTTGTTCGAGGAGCGTGTCCGGCAGCATCCCGATCGTATTGCGGCGGTCCAGGACTCGCGGGAGTGGTCGTACGCGGAGCTGAATGCCCGCGCCAACCGGCTGGCCCGCGCCCTGCTCATGCGGGGGCTGGGGGCGGAGGACATCGTGGCCGTCGTCGCCGAAAGGGACCTGGAGTGGATGGCCGCGGTGATCGGCATCCTCAAGGCCGGAGGCGCGTACCTGCCGATCGAGCCGCACTTCCCGGCCGACCGGATCGCCAGAACGCTCACGCGGGCCGGGGCCCGGGTAGTGGTCACCGAAGGCGGCAGCACCACCACCCTCGATGAGGCACTGGAGGGAATGCCTGCAGTGACGAAGCTTCTGTTCGAGGACATCGAGGCCGAGGGGCACCCCGGCGGCGACCTCGGCATACAGGTTCGTCCCGATCAGCTCGCTTACGTCTATTTCACCTCCGGGTCCACTGGCGAGCCGAAAGGCGCGATGTGCGAGCACGCAGGCATGGTGAACCACCTGTACGCCAAGATCGAGGACCTGGGGATTGGCCCCGGGGACGTCGTCGCCCAGAGCGCACCCCAGTGCTTCGACATCTCGCTGTGGCAGCTGGTTTCGGCGCTGCTCGTCGGCGGCCGCACACTCATCGTCGGCCAGGACCGCATCCTCGACGTCGAGCGCTTCATCGACACGGTAGAACGGGGCGCGGTGGCGGTTTTCCAGGTCGTCCCGTCGTATCTGGACGCCGTGGTGGCGTACCTGGGCGGCAAGCCCCATGCCTTACCGCACCTTCGCTGCGTCTCGGCGACAGGGGAGGCCCTGAAGCGTGAGCTGGTCCGCCGCTGGTTCGAGGTGATGCCGGACGTCAAGCTTGTCAACGCCTACGGGCTGACGGAGACCTCCGATGACACGAACCACGAAGTGATGAGTGCAGCGCCCGCCGGCGGCACCGTACCACTGGGCCCGCCAATCCCGAACGTCCGGATCCACATCCTCGACGAGCGGCAGCGGCTTGTTCCGCTTGGAGCTCCGGGTGAGATCGCCTTCTCCGGGGTGTGCGTGGGCCGCGGCTACATCAACGACCCGGAGCGCACTGCACAGGCCTACTCCACCGATCCCTATGTGGACGGCGCGCGGCTCTACCGGGCCGGCGACTACGGCCGCTGGTCCCCGGACGGCAAGCTGGAGTACCTGGGCCGGCGGGACAACCAAGTCAAGATCTCCGGGTTCCGGATCGAAATCGGCGACATCGAAAACGCGCTGCTGCGGGTTCCCGGCGTCCGGGACGGCGCCGTCGTCGTCGGTGAGGGCGCTGTCGTTGGTGAGGGCGCCGGTCAGTCCAAGTTCCTGGTGGCGTTCTACTCCGGCAGCCGGCCGCTGGAGGTCGACGATATCCGCAGCGAGCTGGCTGCCCGGGTACCGGGCTACATGGTTCCGTCGGCGTACAGGTGGCAGGAGAGCCTGCCCCTGACCGGCAACGGGAAGATCGACCGGAAGGCCTTGACGCGCATGGCGCGCGAGGTGGTTCCCGAAGCCGGAGCCGCCACGGAAGCGCTTTCAGCCGCTGAGCAGCGGCTCGCCGAGGCATGGGCGACGGTGCTCGGGCTGCCGGTGGGCCGGATCGGCGGGCAGGACTCGTTCTTTGCACTGGGCGGGACCTCGCTGTCCGCCGTGAAGCTCGCGGTCCTGCTCAAGCGTGCAGTGTCGATCAAGGACATCATGCAGACGCCCATCCTGGCAGACCTGGCGGCCCTGCTTGAGGCCTCGTCCCTCGCGGGCACAGCCGTTCCGCCCGCCCCGCGGATGGCGGGAGCCGTCACGGAACCCGATTCCATGGTCCCGGCTGGAGGACCGGTGGCCAATCCCACCCGCTACCCATGA
- a CDS encoding Pls/PosA family non-ribosomal peptide synthetase, whose product MLASVVKKDDVPVDANFFYELGADSLVMAQFCARVRKQPDVPAVSIKDIYQNPTISALAAALAPAEEAPATVQVQERLAEVLSGVLDLEHVPVEADFFQDLGADSLVMARFCARVRKQPDLPAVSIKDIYQNPTISGLAAALAPAETAPASVQVRERLAGVLSGVLGIQQVPMDADFFQDLGADSLVMARFCARMRKEPDLPAVSMKDVYGNPSVSALAAALQVPLQHDRLQEPSPVAASVPEVPAPMDARTWEYVACGALQVLVYLGYCLLAGWLAVVGYLFIFPEAGAGNHHWLSHETSLLEIYLRSVAYAGATFVLLSILPVAAKWIIIGRFRPQEIRIWSLQYFRFWLVKTLMRTSPLSLMVGSPLTTFYLRAMGAKVGRNVTIMTKRLPVCTDLLTIGEGTVIRKDVIATGYRAHGGVIQFGAVTLGRDVLVGEGSILDINTSMGDGSQLGHRASLYAGQAVPADERWHGTPGRRTDADFRTVEATPYRPWRRGWFAFTQFLSAVGVGRVMLTITIALAVLAFPRVAALLEAQPLAFTDWSFYAHAVGLAGLTVFGGTVAALVMVTTVPRLLNLALKPDTVYPLFGLRDAASRAVTRLTNNAMLGGLFGDSSYIVNYLQAIGYDLGKVQQTGSNMGSVFKHDNPFLSSIGTGTMIADAVSFMNADYSPTSFKVSRAAIGKHNFLGNGVFYPAGARTGDNCLLATMVAVPIDGPVRHDVGLLGSPPFEIPRSVFRDALPEEHRSRAHFRRDLAAKNRHNLRTMALLMLVRWLNISLAMIIMFAALELSDQFGFLAVSASFAVMLVVGLLVPAGIERIVARRGLTPQLCSIYNPYFWWHERYWKLQIQSRYVNMLDGTPFKPLLWRLIGVKIGSRVFDDGCAFPDRVLVTIGSRCTLNAGSALQCHSQEDGMFKTDHSILGDGVTLGIGCVVHYGVSAEDGAVVTTDSFVMKGTTLPRGTVWGGNPAEEAGADITLPDVLERPLS is encoded by the coding sequence GTGCTCGCATCAGTGGTGAAGAAGGACGACGTCCCCGTGGACGCCAACTTCTTCTATGAATTAGGCGCGGACTCACTGGTGATGGCGCAGTTTTGCGCCCGCGTGCGCAAGCAGCCGGATGTGCCCGCCGTGTCGATCAAGGACATCTACCAGAATCCCACCATCTCGGCGCTGGCCGCTGCCCTGGCACCGGCGGAAGAGGCGCCGGCGACGGTTCAGGTGCAGGAACGGTTGGCGGAGGTGCTGTCCGGCGTGCTGGACCTTGAGCATGTGCCGGTGGAGGCTGATTTCTTCCAGGACTTGGGTGCGGACTCGCTGGTCATGGCGCGGTTCTGCGCCCGGGTGCGTAAGCAGCCGGATTTGCCGGCGGTGTCGATCAAGGACATCTATCAGAACCCGACGATCTCGGGGCTGGCCGCGGCCCTGGCACCGGCGGAAACGGCGCCGGCCTCGGTGCAGGTGCGGGAGCGGCTGGCCGGGGTGCTGTCCGGAGTTCTCGGCATCCAGCAAGTCCCGATGGACGCTGACTTCTTCCAGGACCTGGGCGCGGACTCGCTGGTTATGGCGCGGTTCTGCGCCCGGATGCGGAAGGAGCCGGACCTGCCGGCGGTGTCGATGAAGGATGTCTATGGCAATCCGAGCGTCTCGGCCCTGGCCGCGGCTCTGCAGGTCCCCCTGCAGCACGACCGGCTGCAGGAGCCCTCGCCGGTCGCGGCTTCGGTGCCGGAGGTTCCGGCGCCGATGGACGCGCGGACCTGGGAGTACGTCGCCTGTGGCGCCCTGCAGGTGCTCGTCTACCTTGGCTACTGCCTCCTCGCTGGCTGGCTCGCGGTGGTGGGTTACCTGTTCATATTCCCGGAAGCGGGGGCGGGTAACCACCATTGGTTGAGCCACGAGACGAGCCTGTTGGAGATCTACCTGCGGTCGGTCGCGTACGCCGGGGCGACGTTCGTGCTGCTGAGTATCCTGCCGGTGGCCGCGAAGTGGATTATTATCGGGCGCTTCCGGCCCCAGGAGATCCGTATCTGGAGCCTGCAGTACTTCCGGTTCTGGCTGGTCAAGACCCTGATGCGAACTTCACCGCTGTCGCTGATGGTCGGTTCCCCGCTGACAACTTTCTACCTGCGGGCCATGGGTGCCAAAGTGGGCCGCAACGTGACGATCATGACCAAGCGCCTGCCGGTCTGCACCGACCTGCTCACGATCGGGGAGGGGACGGTGATCCGCAAGGACGTGATCGCAACCGGCTACCGGGCCCACGGCGGCGTTATCCAGTTCGGCGCGGTGACGCTGGGCCGTGACGTGCTCGTCGGCGAGGGCAGCATCCTGGACATTAACACGTCCATGGGAGACGGGTCGCAGTTGGGCCACCGGGCCAGTTTGTACGCTGGCCAGGCTGTGCCCGCGGACGAGCGCTGGCACGGTACGCCGGGCCGGCGCACGGATGCGGACTTCCGCACGGTTGAGGCCACGCCCTACCGGCCCTGGCGCCGGGGATGGTTTGCCTTCACCCAGTTCTTGAGTGCGGTCGGGGTGGGCCGGGTCATGCTGACCATAACCATCGCCCTGGCCGTGCTGGCGTTTCCGCGCGTGGCGGCGCTGTTGGAGGCGCAGCCGCTGGCGTTCACTGACTGGTCCTTCTACGCCCACGCTGTTGGCCTCGCCGGCCTGACCGTCTTCGGTGGAACGGTCGCGGCGTTGGTCATGGTAACGACCGTGCCGCGGCTGCTCAACCTCGCGTTAAAGCCTGACACGGTGTATCCGCTGTTCGGACTGCGTGACGCGGCATCGCGGGCGGTGACGAGGTTGACCAACAATGCCATGCTTGGCGGGTTGTTCGGCGACAGTTCGTACATTGTGAACTACCTGCAGGCCATCGGGTACGACCTCGGGAAAGTCCAGCAGACCGGCTCGAACATGGGTTCGGTGTTCAAGCACGACAATCCTTTCTTATCCTCGATCGGCACCGGCACGATGATCGCCGACGCAGTGTCGTTTATGAACGCCGACTACTCGCCGACGTCGTTCAAGGTCAGCCGGGCGGCGATCGGCAAGCACAACTTCCTTGGCAACGGCGTTTTCTACCCGGCCGGGGCAAGAACCGGGGACAACTGCCTGCTCGCGACCATGGTGGCGGTCCCCATCGACGGACCGGTGCGCCATGACGTGGGCCTGCTCGGGTCGCCGCCGTTCGAGATCCCCCGCTCGGTCTTCCGGGACGCCCTCCCTGAGGAACACAGGAGCCGTGCGCACTTCCGTCGGGACCTGGCCGCCAAGAACAGGCACAACCTGCGCACAATGGCCCTCTTGATGCTGGTGCGGTGGCTGAACATCTCGCTGGCCATGATCATCATGTTCGCCGCCCTCGAGCTGTCCGACCAATTCGGTTTCCTTGCCGTGAGTGCGTCGTTTGCCGTAATGCTCGTGGTTGGCTTGCTCGTTCCCGCTGGCATCGAGCGCATCGTGGCGCGGCGGGGACTTACGCCCCAGCTCTGCTCGATCTACAACCCCTACTTCTGGTGGCACGAGCGGTACTGGAAGCTGCAGATCCAGAGCCGGTACGTGAACATGCTCGACGGGACGCCGTTCAAGCCGCTGCTCTGGCGTCTGATCGGTGTGAAGATCGGGTCCCGGGTCTTCGATGACGGCTGCGCGTTCCCCGACCGGGTCCTGGTGACGATCGGCTCCCGCTGCACCCTGAACGCCGGCTCCGCATTGCAGTGCCATTCCCAGGAGGACGGAATGTTCAAGACCGACCACAGCATCCTTGGGGACGGCGTCACGCTTGGCATCGGCTGCGTTGTCCACTACGGCGTGAGCGCAGAAGACGGTGCCGTCGTCACCACCGACTCCTTCGTCATGAAGGGGACGACGCTCCCCCGGGGAACCGTGTGGGGTGGCAACCCGGCCGAAGAGGCCGGAGCCGACATCACATTGCCCGACGTCCTGGAAAGGCCACTGTCATGA
- the sbnA gene encoding 2,3-diaminopropionate biosynthesis protein SbnA, protein MPIIMDPHLFNEQSLFVDLEGVLGCRLYLKIEGFNFAGSIKLKPAREMVERAEREGLIVPGSILVESSSGNLGVALSMIAASKGYRFVCVIDPRCNPATRQFMESLGAQVDLVTEPDPTGGFLGARLNHVQDLCASDERYIWLNQYTNPGNWGAHYRWTAPEISSQFPELDVLFVGAGTTGTLMGCARYFREHRPDVRIVAVDAAGSVSFGGPPATRLIPGLGMGVRPPQLDESFIDDVVMVEELDTVRACHRLAAAGFTLGGSTGTVVHGAMSWLADHDAQDLTAVAISPDMGRPYLDTIYNPDWVHEHFGAEALATADLAGTHGRLSGPVPEPQRSGPISVADYVAALGNFLQ, encoded by the coding sequence ATGCCGATTATCATGGACCCGCACCTGTTTAACGAGCAGAGCCTGTTCGTCGACCTGGAAGGGGTGCTGGGCTGCCGCCTCTATCTGAAGATCGAGGGCTTCAATTTCGCCGGCTCAATCAAGCTCAAGCCCGCACGGGAGATGGTCGAGCGCGCCGAGCGGGAGGGTCTGATCGTCCCCGGATCCATCCTCGTGGAATCCTCATCGGGCAACCTCGGCGTCGCGCTCAGCATGATCGCCGCCAGCAAGGGATACCGCTTCGTGTGTGTGATCGATCCGCGCTGCAACCCGGCAACCCGGCAATTCATGGAGTCGCTCGGGGCGCAGGTGGACCTGGTCACCGAACCGGATCCCACCGGGGGCTTCCTCGGCGCGCGGCTCAACCACGTGCAGGACCTGTGCGCGTCCGACGAGCGGTACATCTGGCTCAACCAGTACACCAATCCCGGCAACTGGGGAGCGCACTACCGCTGGACTGCCCCCGAGATCTCCAGTCAGTTCCCTGAACTGGACGTGCTGTTCGTGGGAGCCGGGACAACGGGGACCTTGATGGGTTGCGCGCGGTACTTCCGTGAACACCGGCCCGACGTCCGGATTGTCGCCGTCGACGCCGCAGGATCGGTCTCGTTCGGCGGCCCGCCGGCCACCCGCCTGATCCCGGGACTCGGCATGGGCGTGCGGCCGCCGCAGCTCGACGAATCCTTCATCGATGACGTGGTGATGGTCGAAGAACTGGACACGGTGCGCGCCTGCCACCGCCTCGCGGCTGCCGGTTTCACGCTCGGTGGTTCCACCGGGACCGTGGTCCACGGCGCCATGTCTTGGCTCGCCGACCACGACGCCCAGGACCTGACGGCGGTGGCCATCTCCCCGGACATGGGCCGTCCCTACCTGGACACCATCTACAACCCTGACTGGGTGCACGAGCACTTCGGCGCCGAAGCGCTGGCAACCGCCGATTTGGCAGGGACCCATGGGCGGCTCTCCGGCCCGGTGCCGGAGCCACAGCGCTCAGGCCCCATCTCCGTGGCCGATTACGTCGCCGCCCTCGGAAATTTCCTGCAGTGA
- a CDS encoding M20/M25/M40 family metallo-hydrolase, with protein MAGTIIAAAALLMAACSSPAGRVPLEAPPAVTIPAQESPPQRQPATPPVPTAAPETVKPGAEAKATQVHAAFAKRNLMKHLQALQKIADEAGGNRASGTRGYEASARYVEEQLRAAGYKPVRQVFTYWDEDREADTETFNILADTAGSAEHTIVVGGHLDSVRRGPGINDNGSGVAAMIETARWMAETGVQPKNRVRFAFWGAEEVDLLGSQYYVDSLSNKENTETMLNLNLDMVASPNGGRFVHDGDGSSFGDAAPAGSDVIERTFLDYFAENGLATAPAEFEEGDSDYDAFMKAGIPTGGLFTGDEDEKTAQQVEEFGGTENGEHDPCYHRACDDTSNIDRQLLHDMAGALGYVTVAFAMLPRADSE; from the coding sequence ATGGCAGGAACCATCATCGCTGCTGCCGCATTGCTGATGGCGGCATGTTCCTCGCCGGCCGGGAGGGTGCCGCTCGAGGCACCGCCGGCCGTGACAATCCCGGCACAGGAATCCCCGCCGCAACGGCAACCGGCCACCCCGCCGGTGCCCACGGCGGCGCCGGAAACCGTCAAGCCTGGTGCGGAAGCAAAGGCCACCCAGGTCCACGCAGCCTTTGCCAAGCGAAACCTGATGAAGCACCTCCAGGCACTGCAAAAAATTGCCGATGAGGCCGGCGGAAACCGTGCCTCGGGGACCCGCGGGTACGAAGCGTCCGCCCGTTATGTTGAGGAACAGCTGCGTGCGGCCGGGTACAAGCCGGTACGGCAGGTCTTCACCTATTGGGATGAGGACCGCGAGGCGGACACAGAGACCTTCAACATCCTCGCGGACACTGCAGGCAGCGCCGAACACACCATCGTGGTGGGCGGCCATCTCGACTCGGTGCGCCGCGGTCCAGGGATCAACGACAACGGCAGCGGCGTGGCCGCCATGATCGAGACCGCCCGCTGGATGGCCGAGACGGGCGTCCAGCCGAAGAACCGGGTGCGTTTTGCTTTCTGGGGCGCCGAAGAGGTGGACCTGCTGGGCTCCCAATACTACGTAGACTCGCTCAGCAACAAGGAAAACACTGAGACCATGCTGAACCTGAACCTGGATATGGTCGCATCGCCCAACGGCGGACGGTTCGTCCACGACGGTGACGGCTCAAGCTTCGGCGACGCCGCTCCGGCCGGCTCGGACGTAATCGAGCGCACCTTCCTGGACTATTTCGCGGAGAACGGATTGGCGACCGCGCCCGCGGAATTTGAAGAGGGCGACTCCGACTACGACGCATTTATGAAAGCCGGCATCCCCACGGGCGGCCTGTTCACCGGAGACGAAGACGAGAAGACGGCCCAACAGGTCGAGGAGTTCGGCGGCACTGAGAACGGCGAGCACGATCCGTGCTATCACAGGGCCTGCGACGACACTTCAAACATCGACCGGCAGTTGCTGCACGACATGGCGGGTGCCCTGGGCTACGTGACGGTTGCCTTCGCGATGCTGCCGCGCGCTGACTCAGAGTGA
- a CDS encoding 4'-phosphopantetheinyl transferase family protein — MQPIRLAAVRLSSVDLRQTEFLDDGERRLAGTFTSQVRRERFLAGRIALRRHAAEIAGVDPTDLQADYVCRECTRDDHVHGMPRYQAGSRKVTLLASLSRAEDWCLLAASTDGRLLGIGVDLESGGAAGFEGFGQVALSAREQEELQKVEPALRAGFQTRLWTRKEAVLKAIGRGLAVVDPALVDVAGSVPLLPDHVAGTGGRPGWVVDAVDPGSVGLPLSFTAAVALVVAPRS, encoded by the coding sequence GTGCAGCCGATCCGTCTGGCAGCCGTCCGGCTGTCCAGCGTCGACCTTCGCCAGACCGAATTCCTGGACGATGGCGAGCGGCGGCTGGCAGGGACGTTCACTTCGCAGGTGCGGCGGGAGAGGTTCCTGGCCGGGCGCATCGCGTTGCGGCGCCATGCCGCCGAGATCGCCGGAGTGGATCCCACGGACCTGCAGGCCGATTACGTCTGCCGGGAGTGCACCAGGGACGACCACGTGCACGGGATGCCGCGGTATCAGGCTGGCTCACGGAAGGTGACCCTCCTGGCCAGCCTGAGCAGGGCGGAAGACTGGTGCCTGCTGGCAGCGTCCACGGACGGGCGGCTGCTGGGGATCGGCGTCGACCTGGAGAGCGGCGGGGCCGCAGGTTTTGAGGGATTTGGACAGGTTGCACTTTCGGCGCGGGAACAGGAAGAACTGCAGAAGGTAGAGCCGGCGCTGAGGGCGGGTTTCCAGACACGCCTGTGGACCCGCAAGGAGGCAGTACTGAAGGCGATCGGCAGGGGGCTGGCCGTCGTCGACCCGGCCCTGGTGGATGTTGCCGGTTCCGTTCCCCTGCTGCCGGATCACGTGGCGGGAACGGGCGGCCGTCCTGGCTGGGTGGTGGACGCTGTGGATCCGGGTTCGGTGGGGCTGCCGCTTTCATTCACTGCAGCAGTGGCACTTGTCGTGGCGCCTCGTAGTTAG